ccaaatatcgaaaaatattgtcattttcatggaaaattacTTCTTGGGAAACATTTTCTGGgaaatgccaaatttttttcgaaacaaaCCGGGCCAAGAACCTTTCATAATCACCTTTGTAACGTTCTAACTATGGACAACGTCAAAAGCACCTGAGCAAGAATATTCGGAGCTTGGTACGCTGGCCTCGTGCAATACAGTCGAGAGACAACTCCTCCACCGAACCACCCTCGAGATCAACGTCCTGAAGAGTTTTAAGACCTTAAGCTGTCTCGCCCCTAAATATACAAGAAGGTGCAAATGTAGTTCACGTGCATCAGCGCATGgtgtaaaagaagaaagattcaAAAGTTACACGCTTATGGTCTGTCGACTCATGATTTTGTTCCTGAATACAGCATATGCATGTGCTAGTAGAAGGACAGAATTAGAAATTCATGAGTCAATTCAAAAGCCAGCAATTCATTCTCAAGAACATAAATCTCCAAATACGACTGTAATTATGGATGTCACAGAGAGCTGTTCATTccagcgaaacaaagaaggaacCTACACATCCAATTGCGATCGACAAAAGTTACCAGAGAAAGCTATTCCTCCAACTGCATTTCACATGGCAAAAAGCGAATTGCACATCTACTTGAAGCCCTCGGGAGTGCCAGCAATGCTTCCATCGAGTCCCCATGGAAATTCTTGGAACACTGCTCTGTGCAATGTATAACTAGTTCCTCCAGAACCGCAGCAGCCCCGAGCAAAATCGTTACAGCCAGGAGTTCATAATCAGCCGCCTCGAAGTAACCAATTGTGATCTCCTTCAGTGACTTCAGAAAACACTGAGGTGCCGGATCCAATATCCCTCCGGCCGTTACAGACTCGATGGAAACACCCTGATACACAATTACATTCGATCAGTCTCACTTTGATTTCCGCAGTAAGACTAATGCAGTAAGAGGGTGAAAAGGACAGTGATAGAACAGTTACCGCTTCAAACTCTAGACTCCTTAGAATTGTGCATTTGCTGAGCAAAACCTGAAATGCTTCAGAATCTAGGTCCACGTTGCGAGTTGTGAATTTCAATTTGGTAAGATAACCAAAGATGGGGATGGAGTCAAGATCGAGAATCCCCCTATTTTCATCCAAGTCCTGTTAAAAAAGCCAGAAAATAGTTGCATAGATTATGGTTGAGTGTACCTCACGTAACAAATAGATAAAGTGCCCCTCAAAGGCTCTGGGAATAGGTAGATCCAATGAATGGAAGATTTATACATGACATTGAAGATGTAAATAGATAGTGTACCTCAAGAATGTCCTCAGCTAAAGTCAGGAGTTTAACATGAGAAAGATCCTTCAAAAGCTTATATGCATGCTGGGCACATTGATCTGGTTTTCTCTCTACGTTGGATGGATGAAACAAATTGATGATTACCTCTTCCAAAGAGGGTGAGCCAGATATGTCATAATCATCCAAAAGTTCACCATAATAGTCAAAGGACTTCATACAGGAGCCAAGGATCTTGATGTGAGAGTGACTTCCGATATCTAGAAAAGAGTCGCGTTCGACTATGGACAAGCTCAAAAGGTTAGGAGCAGAAATATGCAAAGTCATATCCTCCGGCCAAATGCAATATTCCAGGGACAACATCTCAAGGGAAGGGCATGAAAACAGCTGCTCCATCGACCTATCATCCGCAAAATGAAGATACTCAAGAGCTAAGACCCTCAGATTCTTGAGACGTACCGAAGAAGGAAGTCTGAGGGTACCATTCAATAACAGATGCAATTCTGTCAGCGTCTCACATCTGAATATACAACTAGGTAAACtgtaattaaaagaaagatGTTCTATTCCAAGGTGCAATTGAAGCTTCTGAACATTGCGCCTTATTGCGGCAGTAATCCACGAATTTATACGAGACTCATCACCACTGACATATTCATCACCATCAATCACATaattaagagaaaataatttcaaaggAGTGGACTGGCCAAGTAACAATGCTCTGTCCACAAAGTTCATGAACCTCCTGTTGCTTTCATCTTCTCTGAAGACAAGACTAGAAATTGACGTCCACAGATACTCCCACCTTTTCGACAACAGACTTGTTCGAACAACTTCTTTTAATGACAGAAGACCCAGGATACGCAGAAGAATTTCATCAGGTAGGTCACATATACGCGCGTGGCTGCTAACATCTGGGGTATCATTCAAGTGAGGGCATTTAGCTTCGTGAGCCAAAGGCCTTGCATCCATCAGTTCTCCAATTTCTCCCAGAGTTTATGTTAAATCTGAAAGGAATTTAGGAAATGGCATCTCAAATTTTGAATGGATTTATAGTAACTGGTTTGTAGTCAATAAGACACTCGCGCTGCACTgattgaataattttaaaagtgaaaaaagtaaTACCCATTTCTTCAAAATCCATTAACAAAAACTGCTTCCATTTTCAAATTCCATGCTCATAAACATAACAAGACTAACATTAAAAACTCCAACGCTGGAGATTGACATTCATATTGCACATCAAACCACAACAAGCCTCATCAAGACAGGACCTAACATTAGGCAACAAGGCAATGTCGCCCCAGGAACAATTGACccatttgtataaaaaaataatgagaagTCAGCCAAATTCACTTGGAAAAGAAGTACGGCAGATTATTGTTTTTCTCAATGATGACTGTTGTTGATGAAGGGCCACTGAGACCTTTCCACGAACAGTTGGGCAGTTAACAAAATAGCTTGAAGGACGTCTATGGCCTCATCAGTggatcaaacaacaaaaaagaacagTGATTTACCACCAACCTCGCATCCAGCACTCAGACAGAAATCGCCACACAGAACCACTGAAGACTGGGAACACAGATATTGCAGGAAAAACAGGGTaatcaaaggaaaacaaatcggAGCCAAGCATCCATAATGATGAACAAGTAGAGGGACTGATAAGCAAGAATTGATAACCTGGGAGATGCttctcttctcaaatggtgGGTAACACTCCGACGTGAGAAACTCGGACGTGAGAAACTAGGGAAGAGAGAAAGGTTGCTTTGGAGGGAAATTGGACTAATGGTCGATCGCGTCGTTTCATCAACCTGTTTCATAAACGCATTGAGAAAATTAGTGATTTTTGCCAACTTTGGAGTTCCATTCTCACGATAAAATTTATTAGGGCATaaagacacctcaagtgccaatatttatgtacggtgctcattttgatgccaatatttttttcgagATCACTTAAGTATAAAATCGGAGAAAAAGCAATCACTTTAGTTCCAACGGCGAAAAATTCCGGCGACCTTATTGGAgatggcacttaaataatcactttttttaaaaaaaaattgacatttaattgataaaaaaaaagatcacttcggtgtcaaattagaaaaaaaaaatgattactttagtgtcaattccggcgacctcaccggagttgacacttaaataattatttttaaaaaaaattgacatttaagtgatccaaaaaaaatattagcaccaaagtgagcgttgtacacaaatattgacacttgatgtgtccttttgccaatttattagCCATAAATAGGTGAATCTTGTTTTCATAAGCTGTTGAGAAGTTACTTATTTCAATTATGAACTTATTGCAACTTattcttttacaaaaaaaaaaaaatggtcggaacaaaaaacaaacttatTAATCACGCGAAGAGATAAGTAATTTTCAAAGTATTAGAAGAAATTATGTAAGCGTTGATTCAAAATTAGAGTGTTCAGCAACCATTCTCAAGGGGTTTGGGGTGTAAACTGGCCTTGGGTGCattcaatttaaaatattttttgaaatgttgAAACTaagttttaattatttttttcttccaaaactacccCACTAATTATTTAGTTTTCCATGTTTTGCCCCATATTGTTACTGTTCATCTTAGTCGCATGAGGGCGGCCGACGAGGCTAGATCTAGCCGGCAAAGGGCCAATGAGGGCCGATGAGGTTGCACCACCCTAGAAACAGTCGCCTTGGTCGAACGACCTCATGCTTCATCACTTGGGATCATGCGACAAGACACGACCCTCACCGTGGTCGCGCCAACCAAGCCGGGGTCGCACCTCCTCAAGAGTTGCCCGAGGTCGTGGCACCTTGTAGACATTGCCAAaatgaaccgtgggcccggaacgggcccgttgaccgggcccacggttctaacccggaaccggaaccggctctcaagggcttgttccggttccggttccggttccgacccggttttaaaaaaaaaaaaaaagggaggaggttcggggaaaaataaccattgggcctagaaaccggtggttccgaaccggaaccggaaccggaaccggcggttccatggaaccggccacgtctagcaTCTTGGATGGCAGCCGCTAGTGCCAGATCTAGCTCGTCGGCGGCCCGAGCCCTTGTCCGGCACCGGATCTAGCAGCCAAAGCCCTTTGTAAAATTTTTGTTGCCGAGCACTACttaacccaaaattatttttcaaaagatttttttacaACACGCCATTTGCAATTTTCCAAAACCCCTAAGGTTAAAAGGTTTTTGTATTTccccaaaatttattttcaaagctaAACCAAATCCACCCCGAgtattttctaaagaaaaagtgAATCTTTCGGGTGAATGAGCTCATCTGAGTTGCTTACCAGGCCTCCGGTCGAAATCTTCCTCCGCAGTACTCCCAGAAAACAACCCCTTTGATTTGATTGCTCGCAAAAGGATAATTCCAGATGTTGTGCGCTGGAGGAAAAGAAGTGTTTATGGAAAAATATGACGAGAGAAACAATGCGCTTGAGACCGGAATGGAAGGTGTGGTAAAGATGGCCAGGTGTGGAAAGTGTAGAAGGTTCTTCATGCATGAAAACCATTTGTCGCGTCACTCCTAGGTCAACTTGGGAATACAAAGGAATCGCTTTTCTCGTGAAGAATGGCGCTTCCTTCATAATTAATTCACCATGTCTGATAAAGGCAAGTGATTAATTTTGACGTCTAGTTACCGAAAATCATGCGACCGTCATTTGTTTTTCTAGACTACATATGGTGCACAAAACCATCATCCGGGAAACAAGCAAGTTTTCAGAAAAATGCACATTCAGCCTGGCTAACCCTTGATATTGGTGACAGGCGTGACCCCTTTAGAGAATACAATGTGTTACggggctaattatttcaagactCCGATAATTTGTCATGATAATGCACTTCAAgcttgaaaatttcttttcgtGCATTTAAGCCCTATATTTAGCCAATAAATTTCAGTTTATTCATTTTGCTAGCCTGACAGCTCGATAGTAATCGTCGGTTGTTTCGActacacgatctctcaatcaatgagtgttttatgtaaaatacgAGATAATGGTGTGTGCATCTACGATTGATATTGTACTATTCCCGACAGATCTGTTAAGGAAACATTCCCTTTTTACATTTAAAGTATGCTAACTATGGAAAGTTTTATTTGCATCGGGCTATAAAGTTCTTTCATCATGGAAACAATTTGCTGCATCAATCCTTAGTCAACATTGCAACAATGAGGAATCGTTTTTCTCGTGAAGAATGGTGTTTCCGTCATAATTAATTTTCTCTATCCGACAAAAGGCAAGTAACTAGTTTTGACGTCTACTTACCGCAAATCATGAGATTGTTGTGTTTCACTTGACCATATATGGTGCACAAAACTTTCATGCGTGAAACAAGAAATTCCTCAGAAAATGCATAATCAGCTATGCTAACTCTCAATATAGATGAAAGGCGTGAACACCTTCGAAAATACAATGTGTTACTTGGTTAATTATTTGTGTTAATActaagaaaaatcccaaactggtacacttgtgataaatttacctcaaattatttttttaacctcaaaaaactctaaaccgagacatacgtgataaatttactccaacaTATtgttttgatcaccaaaaatcataaactgctacacctatgacaaatttaccccaaattggtacgcACATGATAAATATatcctccattagttttcattagaTTCTACAGTTAAATTactaagttagatgacacgtgacggttagCGAGTGTAcctatttgggatttttaccatttgttcatcacggatgtatcaatttgagatttttcaggatattaaaataatataacgaaaactaacggagggtaaatttgtctcaAGTGAatcagtttggggtaaatttgtcacaagtgtattagtttaggattttttgtggtcaaaaaaatagtttgaggtaaatttgtcggagatctactagtttgaggttttatgtggttaaaaaaatagtttgtgggtacatttgtcacaagtgtaccagttggagtttttcttgataaaaaaataacttggaataaatttgtcacatgtgtattagtttgggttttttttttttttttgtgtggtattaaccctaaataaaGTTTGATGTCATTATAATACAATTTAGTGTTAAAGAATGCCAGGTGTGGAAAGTTTTGTTTTCATCGGGCAAGTTCTTTCAGcaagaaaatcatctttcgcgTCAAGCCTTAATCAACTTTGGAATTGAAAGGAATTCCTTTTCTTACGAGGCTTGGCATTTCCTTCGTATAATTCAACGCAAACGACAACAATAAGTAATtagttttcactttttttttgtcggaattaGTTTTCACATTTAGTTACCGTATCTTATATGACTTTCATGAGTTTGGCTAGTGGTGCACAAAACATTGAGGCGTAAACAAGCAAGTTTTCAGGAAAATGCATAAAAGCTTTGCAAGCTCTGGATACGGGT
This sequence is a window from Rhodamnia argentea isolate NSW1041297 chromosome 3, ASM2092103v1, whole genome shotgun sequence. Protein-coding genes within it:
- the LOC115727856 gene encoding F-box/LRR-repeat protein At3g26922-like, which translates into the protein MDARPLAHEAKCPHLNDTPDVSSHARICDLPDEILLRILGLLSLKEVVRTSLLSKRWEYLWTSISSLVFREDESNRRFMNFVDRALLLGQSTPLKLFSLNYVIDGDEYVSGDESRINSWITAAIRRNVQKLQLHLGIEHLSFNYSLPSCIFRCETLTELHLLLNGTLRLPSSVRLKNLRVLALEYLHFADDRSMEQLFSCPSLEMLSLEYCIWPEDMTLHISAPNLLSLSIVERDSFLDIGSHSHIKILGSCMKSFDYYGELLDDYDISGSPSLEEVIINLFHPSNVERKPDQCAQHAYKLLKDLSHVKLLTLAEDILEDLDENRGILDLDSIPIFGYLTKLKFTTRNVDLDSEAFQVLLSKCTILRSLEFEAGVSIESVTAGGILDPAPQCFLKSLKEITIGYFEAADYELLAVTILLGAAAVLEELVIHCTEQCSKNFHGDSMEALLALPRASSRCAIRFLPCEMQLEE